From Ignavibacteriales bacterium, the proteins below share one genomic window:
- a CDS encoding CPBP family intramembrane metalloprotease produces the protein MNQPNPAGRFADSISLSGLFTDESRKPTIILLLTPLLLTTWKYYGTKAFYLSDLTSVFILFGDPERTAELYTFFSAFILFGIVPLCIIKFVFKERFASYGLQLGDWRFGLKAFAILAPVFILASYTSINKPDFLAEYPLFKGAGSSPSMFMSHALSYLFFYIGWEIYFRGFMQFGLRQSLGDWQSILVQTALSCIVHIGKPSGEIYSSIIGALVWGVLAFRTRSLLFIILIHWLLGVSLDFFICYMR, from the coding sequence ATGAACCAACCGAATCCGGCTGGCCGTTTTGCTGATTCGATTTCGTTGTCCGGACTCTTCACCGACGAGAGCAGGAAACCAACCATCATCCTCCTGCTGACACCGTTGCTTCTGACCACCTGGAAATACTACGGCACCAAAGCTTTCTACCTCAGTGACTTGACCTCCGTGTTCATTCTCTTCGGAGACCCGGAGCGGACCGCAGAACTCTACACCTTTTTCTCTGCCTTCATTCTCTTTGGCATCGTCCCTTTGTGTATCATCAAATTCGTGTTCAAGGAGAGGTTTGCATCATATGGCCTGCAATTGGGCGACTGGCGGTTCGGGCTGAAAGCTTTTGCGATCCTGGCGCCCGTCTTTATCCTGGCTTCTTACACCTCCATCAACAAGCCGGATTTTCTTGCTGAATATCCTCTTTTCAAAGGAGCAGGCTCGTCGCCGTCCATGTTCATGAGCCATGCGCTGTCGTATCTCTTTTTCTACATCGGCTGGGAGATCTATTTCCGCGGTTTCATGCAGTTCGGACTCAGGCAATCGCTTGGCGATTGGCAGTCGATTCTCGTTCAAACCGCTCTCTCTTGTATCGTTCATATCGGAAAGCCTTCAGGCGAGATCTATAGTTCCATCATCGGAGCGCTGGTGTGGGGAGTTCTGGCGTTCCGGACACGCTCGCTCCTGTTTATTATCCTGATTCACTGGCTCCTTGGCGTCTCTCTCGACTTTTTCATTTGCTACATGCGCTGA
- a CDS encoding NAD-dependent epimerase/dehydratase family protein has translation MAKSQKVFVTGSTGFIGTKLVNALVNLGHTVHALTRGTSNKDGLSHEGIKLMTGDIQDRASLQKGMEGCTQVYHLAAYAKNWSRDPAVFYKQNVEGMRNVFAAAKAVGAERVVFTSTIVAFGPTPPGVIGHEDMPRITDRYFTEYEETKSIAEKEALQEAANGFPVVIVNPTRVYGPGKLTEGNSVSLMIDMYDRGKVPVLLNRGKDIGNYVLVDDLVQGHILAMEKGRIGERYILGGENASLNDIFRYVDEVRGKKRFQMNLPPRIAYLYAGLEKKKAEWLGVYPQITPGWVETFLQHWAYTTAKAERELGYTIVPLKEGIRMTYEWLMQLRPSKGRR, from the coding sequence ATGGCTAAGTCTCAGAAAGTCTTTGTAACGGGCTCCACCGGTTTTATCGGCACGAAACTGGTCAATGCCCTGGTGAATCTCGGTCACACCGTGCACGCTCTTACCCGCGGTACAAGCAACAAAGACGGGCTCTCGCACGAGGGTATCAAGCTCATGACAGGCGACATTCAGGACAGAGCTTCGCTCCAAAAAGGGATGGAAGGGTGCACACAGGTGTATCACCTGGCCGCCTATGCAAAAAACTGGTCGCGCGATCCAGCGGTGTTCTACAAGCAAAACGTGGAAGGGATGCGAAACGTTTTTGCAGCAGCCAAAGCCGTAGGCGCTGAACGCGTTGTGTTCACTTCGACGATTGTCGCCTTCGGTCCGACGCCTCCCGGCGTCATCGGCCATGAAGACATGCCCCGCATCACCGATCGCTACTTCACCGAATACGAGGAGACGAAGTCCATCGCCGAAAAGGAGGCGTTACAGGAGGCCGCAAACGGGTTCCCGGTGGTGATCGTCAACCCGACGCGCGTCTACGGCCCGGGCAAACTGACGGAAGGAAACTCGGTCTCGCTGATGATTGATATGTACGACCGGGGAAAAGTCCCCGTGTTGCTTAATCGAGGCAAAGACATCGGCAATTACGTGCTCGTCGATGACCTCGTGCAGGGTCATATCCTTGCAATGGAGAAAGGAAGAATAGGCGAACGGTATATCCTCGGGGGCGAGAATGCATCGCTCAACGATATTTTCCGGTATGTCGACGAGGTCAGAGGTAAGAAGCGATTCCAGATGAATCTACCGCCGCGCATCGCGTATCTCTATGCGGGATTAGAAAAGAAAAAGGCCGAGTGGCTCGGTGTCTATCCCCAAATTACTCCCGGATGGGTTGAGACATTTCTCCAGCACTGGGCTTATACGACGGCGAAGGCAGAACGCGAGCTTGGCTACACGATCGTGCCGCTCAAAGAAGGAATCCGCATGACCTACGAGTGGCTGATGCAGTTGCGCCCATCCAAAGGAAGACGATGA
- a CDS encoding CocE/NonD family hydrolase, producing the protein MSKTTFLSSVRFTGITVLLLLCSTAILFGQQPYSVAGHYNKHEYMVPMRDGVKLFTAVYTPKDTTIDYPMLLNRTPYSSSPYGENIYPPFVGSQAEKFYRDGYIMVSQDVRGKYMSEGDYLNVRPYIENKKSKQDIDESSDTYDTVEWLIKHVPHNNGRAGIYGISYPGFYSTTGTIDAHPAMKATSPQAPVSKWMSGDDFFHNGAFLFPHAFDFFASFGWPRPKPTTTDSRPFNHGITDGYKFFLDMGPIPNANTKYLKDSVSFWNDIINHGTWDGFWEARNILPHVKNIKPATLVVGGWYDSENLYGALNLYASINKLNPKNQNRLVMGPWSHGQWGYDSGDSLGMIKWGASTGKFFVDSVVFPYFNYYLKGVGELSLAKATVFETGNNVWRFLDAWPPPNAVPTNLYMLEKGKLSFSAPKQLSKGSEFDEYVSDPAKPVPYTAEIRHWYNSAFPVEDQRFAWTRPDVMVYESEVLQEDMTVAGPINASLFVSTSGTDSDWIVKLIDVLPETVSFAGRGGPRFDPNMAKLRGYQMMVRGDVIRGKFRNSMSKPEPFVPNQVTKVEYILNDIFHTFKKGHRIMVQIQSSWFPMIDRNPQTFVDIYHAKESDFQKATQRVYHSPAWSTHLTLPILK; encoded by the coding sequence ATGTCCAAAACAACATTTCTGAGCAGCGTCCGATTCACGGGCATCACAGTCCTGCTTCTGCTCTGCAGCACGGCGATACTGTTCGGGCAGCAGCCGTACTCGGTTGCCGGGCATTACAATAAGCACGAGTATATGGTCCCCATGCGGGATGGCGTAAAACTCTTCACGGCTGTGTACACGCCAAAGGACACGACCATCGACTATCCGATGCTGCTGAACCGCACTCCATACAGCTCGTCTCCGTATGGAGAGAACATCTATCCGCCGTTCGTCGGATCGCAGGCGGAGAAATTCTACCGTGACGGTTACATCATGGTGAGTCAGGATGTGCGCGGAAAGTACATGTCGGAGGGGGATTACCTGAATGTCCGTCCGTACATCGAGAACAAGAAGAGCAAACAGGACATCGACGAGAGCAGCGATACCTATGACACCGTCGAATGGCTGATCAAGCACGTTCCGCACAACAACGGCCGCGCGGGCATCTACGGTATTTCCTACCCGGGATTCTATTCGACCACTGGCACGATCGATGCGCATCCGGCGATGAAGGCTACGTCACCGCAGGCGCCCGTTTCGAAGTGGATGTCGGGGGACGACTTCTTCCACAACGGCGCGTTTCTGTTTCCTCACGCGTTCGACTTTTTTGCCTCCTTCGGCTGGCCGCGTCCCAAGCCAACGACCACCGATTCCCGCCCCTTCAATCACGGTATCACCGACGGATACAAGTTTTTCCTCGACATGGGACCGATTCCAAACGCGAACACCAAGTACCTCAAGGACAGCGTATCGTTCTGGAACGACATCATCAATCACGGGACGTGGGACGGTTTCTGGGAGGCACGCAACATTCTTCCCCACGTGAAGAACATCAAACCGGCAACGCTCGTAGTCGGTGGATGGTACGATTCAGAAAACCTTTACGGAGCCCTCAATTTGTACGCGTCGATCAACAAGCTCAATCCGAAAAACCAGAACCGGCTCGTCATGGGTCCCTGGTCGCACGGTCAGTGGGGATACGACTCGGGAGATTCTCTCGGGATGATCAAGTGGGGGGCGTCAACAGGAAAGTTCTTTGTGGACAGCGTTGTGTTCCCATACTTCAATTACTACCTCAAAGGAGTGGGAGAATTGAGTCTCGCAAAGGCGACGGTGTTTGAAACCGGGAACAATGTGTGGAGATTCCTGGACGCATGGCCTCCGCCAAACGCCGTGCCCACAAATCTCTACATGCTTGAAAAGGGGAAGCTCTCGTTCTCTGCTCCGAAGCAGCTTTCGAAGGGAAGCGAGTTCGACGAATATGTCAGCGACCCGGCCAAACCGGTGCCATACACCGCCGAGATCCGGCACTGGTACAATTCGGCATTTCCCGTGGAGGATCAACGGTTTGCGTGGACGCGTCCCGATGTGATGGTCTATGAGTCTGAAGTCCTGCAGGAAGACATGACCGTTGCCGGTCCGATTAACGCGAGCCTCTTCGTGTCCACCTCGGGCACAGATTCAGACTGGATCGTCAAGCTGATTGATGTATTGCCGGAAACTGTATCATTTGCCGGCCGCGGCGGCCCGAGGTTCGACCCGAATATGGCGAAACTGCGCGGTTATCAAATGATGGTGCGCGGTGATGTCATACGCGGAAAGTTTAGAAACAGTATGTCGAAGCCGGAGCCGTTTGTCCCGAATCAGGTCACCAAAGTGGAATACATTCTCAACGACATCTTCCACACGTTCAAAAAGGGGCACCGGATCATGGTGCAAATCCAAAGCTCCTGGTTCCCGATGATCGACCGGAACCCGCAGACGTTTGTAGACATCTACCACGCGAAAGAATCGGACTTCCAGAAGGCGACGCAAAGAGTCTATCACTCCCCCGCGTGGAGCACACATCTCACGCTGCCGATTCTGAAGTAA
- a CDS encoding M1 family metallopeptidase, producing the protein MKKILIVLLEYGFIIAGLIALAAFIGVPPGSSITLQRQPAPSIPKLTQGTEPWDKDLKLPTQSDRIVRYSMDVKLNTRTNIISGTETLEWKNTTGRPQQDFPFHLYHNAWKNNRSTFAKESGYQLGRIGPDRDDYGYTNVKSIKVLDVKGETDITGSFHYIQPDDGNTDDQTVCQVHAVKPVPNGQSITFKIEFETKQPLPVSRTGAIRDYHFVAQWFPKIGVWWNNAWNCHQFHATTEFFADYGVYDVKITLPQGYVIGATGGLPKNTQQNKDNTATYSFHQEDVHDFAWVTSPDLVPTVRKFQHVSIEEGERSDRHHPLKEVTVILLTQPQHNNMIDRYFTATFNALRYYGEWYGEYPYDAITVVDPAMGSASGGMEYPTLFTGGANRFSPKESSSPEGVTVHECGHQWWYGLIGNNEFEEAWLDEGFNTYSTDRVMNTAWPPFNPSRFFFGGRGAGNYVGIPYVMDEIPSPRLGAGDSELRRYGKNDLMARNGWEYYQTYGLNSYTKPALSLVTLERYLGEEMMYRVMRTYHHRYRFKHPTSEDFIKIVNDVSGRNMSWIFANTWFSSDIFDYSIDQIINRRVPAPTGFFSMNGTPSDAPRPPKTYECEVVVKREGDARAPVDVLVVFKDGSLRREGWDGQYRWKRFTYYTDSPVSYAIVDPENKLAMDVNGNNNSKVVREPGYRSLSARKYTSKWMFWVQTYLESAAF; encoded by the coding sequence ATGAAAAAGATCCTCATTGTGCTGCTGGAGTACGGTTTCATCATCGCTGGCTTGATCGCTCTTGCTGCGTTCATAGGGGTTCCCCCGGGAAGCTCGATCACGTTGCAGCGGCAGCCTGCTCCATCGATTCCAAAGCTCACGCAAGGAACGGAGCCGTGGGACAAAGACCTGAAGCTCCCCACCCAAAGCGACAGGATTGTGCGCTATTCGATGGACGTCAAGCTCAACACCAGGACGAACATCATCTCGGGCACCGAGACGCTCGAATGGAAAAACACCACGGGCAGGCCGCAACAGGATTTTCCCTTTCACCTCTATCACAACGCGTGGAAAAACAATCGCAGCACATTCGCGAAGGAAAGCGGGTATCAGCTCGGACGCATCGGACCGGACCGTGACGATTACGGCTACACCAATGTAAAAAGCATCAAGGTCCTCGATGTAAAAGGAGAAACTGATATCACCGGCTCTTTCCATTACATCCAGCCTGATGACGGAAACACCGACGATCAAACCGTCTGCCAGGTCCACGCTGTAAAACCCGTCCCCAACGGCCAGTCTATCACATTCAAGATCGAATTCGAAACCAAGCAGCCGCTGCCGGTTTCGCGGACCGGAGCGATCCGGGACTACCACTTTGTTGCCCAGTGGTTTCCGAAAATCGGTGTCTGGTGGAACAACGCATGGAACTGCCACCAATTTCACGCCACGACGGAGTTCTTTGCCGACTACGGTGTGTACGACGTCAAGATCACCCTCCCCCAGGGGTATGTGATCGGCGCGACGGGCGGGCTTCCAAAGAACACTCAACAGAACAAGGACAACACGGCGACGTACAGTTTCCACCAGGAAGATGTGCATGATTTCGCGTGGGTGACATCGCCAGACCTGGTGCCGACCGTGCGGAAATTCCAGCACGTCAGCATTGAAGAAGGCGAGCGCTCCGACCGTCATCATCCTCTCAAGGAAGTCACCGTCATCCTCCTTACACAGCCGCAGCACAACAACATGATTGATCGGTACTTCACGGCGACATTCAATGCGCTCCGGTACTACGGCGAATGGTACGGCGAGTACCCTTACGACGCGATCACCGTGGTCGACCCGGCCATGGGCAGCGCTTCCGGAGGGATGGAGTATCCCACCCTCTTCACCGGTGGGGCGAATCGGTTCAGCCCGAAGGAATCATCGTCACCCGAAGGTGTCACCGTGCACGAATGCGGTCATCAGTGGTGGTACGGACTGATCGGAAACAACGAGTTCGAGGAGGCCTGGCTCGACGAGGGCTTCAACACGTACTCGACCGACCGCGTGATGAACACCGCCTGGCCCCCGTTCAACCCGTCACGGTTCTTTTTCGGCGGACGGGGAGCCGGCAACTATGTCGGCATCCCGTATGTCATGGACGAGATTCCGTCCCCCCGTCTGGGAGCCGGCGACAGCGAACTCCGCCGCTACGGCAAGAACGACCTGATGGCACGAAACGGCTGGGAATACTACCAGACGTATGGCCTGAATTCCTATACCAAACCAGCGCTGTCGCTCGTGACGCTCGAGCGGTACCTGGGGGAAGAGATGATGTACCGTGTGATGCGGACATATCATCATCGGTACCGTTTCAAGCATCCCACCAGCGAGGACTTCATCAAGATTGTGAACGATGTCAGCGGCAGGAACATGAGCTGGATCTTCGCAAACACATGGTTCAGTTCAGACATCTTCGACTACAGCATCGACCAGATCATCAACCGCCGGGTTCCTGCACCAACGGGCTTTTTCTCCATGAACGGAACGCCGTCGGATGCCCCCCGTCCTCCAAAAACCTACGAATGCGAAGTGGTCGTCAAACGTGAAGGCGACGCACGCGCCCCCGTCGATGTTCTCGTTGTGTTCAAGGACGGATCGCTGCGCCGCGAAGGATGGGATGGTCAATATCGATGGAAGAGATTCACCTACTACACCGATTCTCCCGTGAGCTATGCGATTGTCGATCCCGAGAACAAGCTTGCGATGGATGTCAACGGCAACAACAACAGCAAGGTAGTCCGCGAACCCGGCTATCGATCCTTGTCGGCCCGTAAATATACCTCCAAATGGATGTTCTGGGTGCAGACTTATCTGGAGTCGGCGGCCTTTTAG